One window of the Eucalyptus grandis isolate ANBG69807.140 chromosome 8, ASM1654582v1, whole genome shotgun sequence genome contains the following:
- the LOC104416312 gene encoding oleoyl-acyl carrier protein thioesterase, chloroplastic-like gives MPGLSAMDSFSTPRPWSHRHIDVQARKAPPIPPSPRIHHLHLQETCRFGNQQKPLCITRARSRHVEVLLERHGPCQSPGPMKILDTPKPGLLPSGRRAAATAIISCYPASKALTLAVVCNGSARVEPRSSSLANRLRLGSLTEDGLSYKESFMVRCYEVGINKTATVETMANLLQEAACNHIQSLGFSTDGFATTSTMRKMNLIWVTARMHIEIYKYPAGSDVVEIETWLHGEGRIGTRRDWILKDYANGQVIGRATSKWVMMNQETRRLQKVNDDVRDEYLIFSPRESSMQFNISIFDEGAYKGPFALLK, from the exons ATGCCGGGCCTCTCCGCGATGGATTCTTTTTCCACTCCACGTCCTTGGTCGCATCGACACATCGATGTCCAGGCCCGTAAGGCTCCGCCGATCCCACCGTCGCCTCgcatccaccatctccatctccaaGAAACTTGCCGCTTCGGAAACCAACAGAAGCCTCTCTGCATCACCCGCGCACGCTCACGACATGTTGAAGTTCTCCTGGAACGCCACGGACCATGTCAAAGCCCTGGCCCCATGAAGATTCTCGACACGCCAAAGCCCGGGCTCCTCCCTTCGGGGCGGAGGGCCGCGGCCACCGCCATCATCTCTTGCTATCCGGCGAGCAAAGCCCTGACCTTGGCGGTCGTCTGCAACGGGTCGGCCCGGGTCGAGCCCAGGTCGAGCAGCTTGGCCAACCGGCTCAGGTTGGGCAGCTTGACGGAGGACGGGCTGTCGTACAAGGAGAGTTTCATGGTGAGGTGCTATGAGGTGGGGATCAACAAGACGGCCACCGTCGAGACCATGGCCAATCTGTTGCAG GAGGCTGCGTGTAATCATATTCAGAGTCTTGGATTTTCGACTGATGGATTTGCAACGACCTCTACAATGCGGAAAATGAATCTCATATGGGTGACTGCCCGCATGCACATTGAAATATACAAATACCCAGCTGG GAGTGATGTGGTGGAAATAGAGACATGGCTTCATGGAGAAGGCAGGATCGGAACTAGACGAGACTGGATACTCAAGGACTATGCAAATGGTCAAGTTATTGGAAGAGCTACTAG CAAGTGGGTCATGATGAATCAAGAAACTAGAAGACTTCAGAAGGTCAACGATGATGTTCGTGATGAGTATCTGATTTTTAGTCCACGAGAATCAAG CATGCAATTCAACATCAGTATATTTGACGAAGGAGCTTATAAGGGGCCTTTTGCCTTGCTAAAGTGA